Proteins from one Pelosinus sp. IPA-1 genomic window:
- a CDS encoding YgeY family selenium metabolism-linked hydrolase encodes MKVDFDKVLELAKKYEPEMTKFLRDMIAIPSESCQEEKVILRIKEEMEKVGFDKVYIDPMGNILGYIGHGKHVIAMDAHIDTVGVGNPANWKYDPYQGYEDDEIIIGRGGSDQEGGMASMVYAGKIIKELGLEDDYTLVVVGSVQEEDCDGLCWQYIINEDKLTPQFVVITEPTDGKIYRGQRGRMEIKVTTQGISCHGSAPERGDNAIYKMANILTELRALHENLVDHNFLGKGSLTVSEIFHTSPSRCAVADSCWISIDRRLTVGETGEYAIQQIKNLPAVKAAKADVTMYKYERPSYTDLVYPTDCYFPTWLIEEEHPVCCTLVDSYKTLFREDPKVDKWIFSTNGVSIMGRYGIPCVGFGPGHEDQAHAPNERTWKKELVNCAAVYAVIPMMYVTQYVNKMPVYTKNTVNNL; translated from the coding sequence ATGAAAGTCGATTTTGATAAAGTATTAGAATTAGCAAAAAAATATGAGCCAGAAATGACTAAATTCCTTAGAGATATGATAGCTATTCCCAGTGAGAGCTGTCAGGAAGAAAAAGTAATATTACGCATTAAAGAAGAAATGGAAAAGGTTGGTTTCGACAAAGTGTATATCGATCCCATGGGGAATATTCTTGGTTATATTGGTCATGGGAAGCATGTCATTGCAATGGATGCCCATATTGATACAGTCGGTGTTGGTAATCCAGCAAACTGGAAATATGATCCTTATCAGGGATATGAAGATGATGAGATTATCATTGGTCGAGGTGGTAGTGATCAAGAAGGTGGCATGGCTTCTATGGTTTATGCTGGAAAAATCATAAAGGAACTTGGATTAGAAGATGACTATACCTTAGTTGTAGTCGGCTCAGTACAAGAAGAAGATTGTGATGGTCTTTGCTGGCAGTATATCATTAATGAAGATAAGTTAACCCCCCAATTTGTTGTCATTACAGAGCCAACGGATGGTAAGATTTACAGAGGGCAAAGAGGAAGAATGGAAATAAAGGTAACGACTCAAGGGATAAGCTGCCATGGCTCAGCTCCTGAGAGAGGGGATAATGCCATTTATAAAATGGCTAATATACTTACAGAATTAAGGGCTCTTCATGAAAATTTAGTAGATCATAATTTCTTGGGTAAGGGTAGTTTAACCGTATCAGAAATTTTCCATACTTCTCCTTCTAGATGTGCAGTTGCTGATAGTTGTTGGATTTCTATTGATCGAAGATTAACGGTTGGAGAAACTGGCGAATATGCAATCCAGCAAATTAAAAATCTTCCGGCAGTAAAAGCTGCTAAGGCAGATGTGACAATGTATAAATATGAAAGACCTTCTTATACCGACTTAGTGTATCCTACAGATTGTTATTTTCCAACATGGCTTATTGAAGAAGAACATCCTGTTTGTTGCACCCTAGTCGATTCTTATAAAACATTATTCAGAGAAGATCCTAAGGTGGATAAATGGATCTTTTCTACCAATGGTGTTTCGATTATGGGACGGTATGGCATTCCCTGTGTTGGATTTGGTCCAGGGCACGAAGATCAGGCCCATGCACCAAATGAACGTACTTGGAAGAAAGAATTGGTTAACTGTGCTGCTGTATATGCAGTGATTCCTATGATGTATGTTACGCAATATGTTAATAAGATGCCCGTTTATACGAAAAACACAGTAAATAATCTGTAG
- a CDS encoding ornithine carbamoyltransferase translates to MQTIFRGRHFINLEDFTKEEVDTMLEVSLDLKKKFAMGVPTNYLPNQSMFLMFFEQSTRTRNSMEAGFAQLGGHAGFLDSSSMQIAHGESAKDTAIILSRFGHAIACRYCNWGYGNKYLNEMAKWSKAPIMNLQCDLYHPFQALADLMTMKEKLGDLKRVKIAIIWAYAESHKKPISVPVSQLLVFPRYGMDVWLAHPKGWELPEWVIEQARENAAKYGGTVTITNNEADAYEGAQIVIPKNWGNWVNDQTGLAASGAVAVVDDKLMAQKSWKCTEAKMATAHKDVLYMHALPADRNNEVEDSVIDGPHSIVYDEAENRLHTAKAVMTLLMGGR, encoded by the coding sequence ATGCAAACAATTTTTCGCGGAAGACATTTCATTAACTTGGAAGATTTCACAAAAGAAGAAGTAGATACTATGCTTGAGGTTTCTCTTGATCTTAAGAAAAAATTTGCAATGGGTGTTCCTACTAATTATTTACCAAACCAATCCATGTTTTTAATGTTTTTTGAACAATCGACTCGTACGAGAAATTCTATGGAAGCTGGTTTTGCTCAACTGGGTGGTCACGCAGGTTTTCTTGATTCTAGCAGCATGCAAATTGCTCATGGCGAAAGTGCTAAAGATACAGCAATTATCCTTTCTCGTTTTGGTCATGCGATAGCTTGTCGCTACTGTAACTGGGGATATGGTAACAAATATCTTAATGAAATGGCAAAATGGTCAAAAGCCCCTATCATGAATCTTCAATGCGACCTCTATCATCCATTCCAAGCCTTGGCAGACTTAATGACTATGAAAGAAAAACTTGGTGATTTAAAACGTGTTAAAATTGCAATTATTTGGGCCTATGCAGAAAGCCATAAAAAACCAATTTCTGTACCCGTATCACAACTTCTTGTTTTCCCGCGTTATGGTATGGATGTTTGGTTAGCCCATCCAAAAGGATGGGAACTTCCTGAATGGGTTATTGAACAAGCGAGGGAAAATGCTGCAAAGTACGGCGGTACAGTAACAATTACGAATAATGAAGCTGATGCCTATGAAGGTGCCCAAATTGTAATTCCAAAGAATTGGGGAAACTGGGTAAATGATCAGACGGGCCTTGCTGCTTCAGGAGCTGTAGCTGTTGTTGATGATAAACTTATGGCGCAAAAATCTTGGAAATGTACAGAAGCTAAAATGGCAACAGCCCACAAAGATGTTTTATATATGCATGCTCTACCTGCTGATAGAAATAATGAGGTGGAGGATTCAGTGATCGATGGCCCTCATTCGATTGTATATGATGAAGCTGAAAATCGTCTTCATACAGCAAAAGCCGTTATGACCCTGTTAATGGGTGGAAGATAA
- the arcC gene encoding carbamate kinase, which produces MNKLVVIAIGGNSLIRDNAHQTVEDQYGAVCETAKSITDMIEQDYDVIITHGNGPQVGFILRRSEIATEWAGMHPVPLVSCGADTQGAIGYQIQQAMDNEFKKRGIDKLAVALVTQVVVDPQDPAFEKPTKPIGSFYTEEQMQKIKAEKPNWVMDNDAGRGYRRMVASPLPQEIVEGAIIRKLVGEGYCLVAAGGGGIPVTKEVEGTLKGIDAVIDKDFASSLLATQVHADVLIISTGVPMVYLNYGKDDEKALEKVRLAELKQYVKEKHFAPGSMLPKIQAVINFLEKGGEKAIITNPESLKAAIAGTAGTHIFP; this is translated from the coding sequence ATGAATAAGTTGGTTGTTATCGCTATTGGAGGCAATTCTTTAATACGCGACAATGCCCATCAAACAGTAGAGGATCAATATGGTGCTGTTTGTGAAACTGCAAAAAGTATTACAGATATGATAGAACAGGATTATGACGTAATTATTACTCATGGTAATGGTCCTCAAGTTGGCTTTATTTTACGAAGATCGGAGATTGCCACAGAATGGGCAGGAATGCACCCTGTGCCTTTGGTAAGTTGTGGGGCAGATACGCAAGGTGCGATTGGTTATCAGATACAACAAGCTATGGACAATGAGTTTAAAAAAAGAGGTATTGATAAATTAGCTGTTGCGCTTGTTACCCAGGTTGTTGTTGATCCGCAAGATCCAGCGTTTGAAAAACCGACAAAACCAATTGGTTCCTTTTATACAGAAGAACAGATGCAAAAGATCAAGGCTGAAAAACCCAATTGGGTAATGGATAATGATGCTGGTAGAGGATATCGCCGCATGGTTGCTTCCCCTCTCCCGCAAGAAATTGTAGAAGGTGCCATTATCAGAAAACTAGTTGGGGAAGGATATTGTCTTGTAGCAGCTGGTGGCGGTGGCATCCCTGTTACAAAGGAAGTGGAAGGGACATTAAAAGGTATAGATGCGGTGATAGATAAGGATTTTGCCTCTAGTTTACTTGCAACACAAGTTCATGCTGATGTACTTATTATTTCAACAGGCGTACCTATGGTGTATTTGAATTATGGTAAGGATGACGAAAAAGCATTGGAGAAAGTTCGCTTAGCGGAATTAAAGCAATACGTAAAGGAAAAACATTTTGCTCCTGGCAGTATGTTGCCGAAAATTCAAGCTGTAATCAATTTCTTAGAAAAGGGTGGGGAAAAAGCAATTATTACGAATCCTGAGTCATTGAAAGCAGCCATAGCCGGAACGGCGGGTACTCATATTTTTCCATAA
- the hydA gene encoding dihydropyrimidinase has protein sequence MGIILCGGTIVTATDYYQADVRIEGEKVVAIGKKIALPEDIIVDVRGCLLFPGGVDVHTHFDLPVGDTVTADDFASGTKGAIIGGTTTIIDYATQCKGETLKEALENWHLKAKGNCYGDYGFHMAITDWNDRVAEEISWLSQSAGVTSIKLYMAYKNVLQVDDDILFQALARSRQYGVLVCVHCENGDMIYNLINQYRRQGFVTPNYHPVSHPIIAEEEAVTRIIALAQVTKSSVYIVHISSSDALQVVMKAKVKGNQVYAETCPQYLVLDEEYYTRTGFESAKYVMSPPLRKKANQKFLWQSLQNRMIDVVATDHCSFNFIGQKDVGLHDFSKIPNGIPGAQNRLGLLYTYGVLTGKIDLHTFVNVTATQPAKIFGLFPRKGTIAVGSDADIVVWDVNDTSLIRAEKQYHKVDYTPYEGFQQKGKAVHVFLRGRHIVRDATLCDIDPQGIYLPRTPIG, from the coding sequence ATGGGAATTATTTTGTGCGGTGGAACCATTGTAACAGCTACGGATTATTATCAAGCGGATGTTCGCATTGAAGGTGAAAAGGTTGTTGCTATCGGTAAAAAAATTGCTTTACCTGAAGATATAATCGTAGATGTAAGGGGGTGCCTTCTCTTTCCAGGAGGTGTTGATGTTCATACACATTTTGATCTTCCAGTAGGGGATACTGTCACTGCTGATGATTTTGCTAGTGGCACAAAAGGTGCAATTATCGGTGGAACAACGACGATTATTGATTATGCAACCCAATGTAAAGGTGAAACCCTTAAAGAAGCACTAGAGAATTGGCACTTAAAAGCTAAGGGCAATTGTTATGGGGATTATGGATTTCACATGGCTATAACGGATTGGAATGATAGGGTAGCTGAAGAAATAAGCTGGCTGTCACAAAGTGCTGGTGTTACTTCAATTAAATTATATATGGCGTATAAAAATGTTCTACAAGTAGATGATGATATCTTATTTCAGGCGTTAGCTAGGAGTAGGCAGTATGGGGTACTTGTATGCGTCCATTGTGAAAACGGAGATATGATTTACAATTTGATAAATCAATACCGTAGACAAGGATTTGTAACACCGAATTATCATCCTGTATCTCATCCTATAATCGCAGAAGAAGAAGCTGTAACCAGAATAATTGCGTTAGCCCAAGTAACTAAATCTTCAGTTTATATTGTACATATCAGCTCTAGCGATGCGCTGCAAGTTGTAATGAAAGCAAAGGTTAAAGGAAATCAAGTTTATGCTGAAACCTGTCCTCAATATTTAGTGTTAGACGAAGAATATTATACTAGAACTGGTTTTGAAAGTGCTAAATATGTAATGTCTCCTCCCTTGCGAAAAAAAGCGAATCAGAAATTCCTGTGGCAAAGTTTGCAGAATAGAATGATAGATGTTGTTGCTACAGATCATTGTTCTTTCAATTTCATTGGACAGAAAGATGTAGGTTTACATGATTTTAGTAAGATTCCAAATGGTATCCCTGGAGCACAGAATCGCTTAGGATTACTGTACACCTATGGTGTTCTAACGGGTAAAATTGATTTGCATACATTTGTCAACGTAACGGCGACTCAGCCCGCTAAAATCTTTGGGCTATTTCCTCGCAAGGGTACAATTGCAGTAGGCAGTGATGCCGACATTGTGGTATGGGATGTGAATGATACCTCCCTCATTAGAGCAGAAAAACAGTATCATAAAGTCGATTACACGCCTTATGAAGGTTTTCAGCAAAAAGGTAAGGCTGTACATGTATTTCTAAGAGGGCGGCATATTGTAAGAGATGCTACGTTATGTGATATAGATCCTCAGGGAATTTATTTGCCACGTACCCCGATTGGATAA
- the xdh gene encoding selenium-dependent xanthine dehydrogenase, translating to MFRININNKIYSVKEDMNLLNFLRDEASLTSVKNGCGEGACGACMVLVDGKAFRACLLRIAKLEEKKVITVEGLSQREKDIYSWAFAQAGAVQCGFCIPGMVISAKALLDGNPNPTKVEIKRALQGNICRCTGYIKIEKAVAMVAKALREDTIPQVKANYRVGENMQRVDAAEKVLGTGIYVDDMKVEDMLYGAVLRSEYPRALVQEIDISAAKLYPGVKTVLTAKDVPGQRFLGHIVPDWPALIAEGEETRYVGDALVLVAATSKKIAEEALRLIVVVYQKLDPILSPKQALEAGAPQIHSKGNLLNKTILKRGNAEEAIAKAKYVITQRYTTPPTEHAFLEPESALAVPSKEGTLTVYTGTQSVYDDHHGIVAVLGVADDKVRVISKLVGGGFGGKEDLSVQHHAALLAWHTSKPVKLTLSRQESIRTHPKRHAMEMEFTTACDENGKLTAVKAFLLADTGAYASLGGPVLQRACTHAAGPYQIENVDITGMGVYTNNPPAGAFRGFGVTQSCFAMESNLNLLAEQVGISPWEIRYLNAIEPGKVLTNGQIADEGTALKETLLAVRDIFNEYPDAGIACAMKNSGLGVGVPDVGRVRIKVEQGKIIIFTSAACMGQGLATTLIQIVSEATGLHAHFIETHPADTMMTPNGGTSTASRQTVFNGEAARQAALALKADLGVNELSQLEGKEYYKEYCGVTDPMNSDKLNPVSHVAYGYATQIVILDENDKIKKIVAAHDVGKAINPTSVEGQIEGGIVMSLGYALTEDFPLESGVPTAKFGTLGLFRSNQVPDIECILVEKNPSSLAYGAKGVGEIVSIPGAPAVACAYYRRDGKIRNSLPLEDTAYSKKRII from the coding sequence ATGTTCAGAATAAATATTAACAATAAAATTTATTCTGTAAAGGAAGACATGAACTTATTAAATTTTCTGCGAGATGAAGCTTCTCTGACATCTGTTAAAAATGGGTGTGGCGAAGGGGCATGTGGTGCTTGCATGGTTTTAGTTGATGGCAAAGCTTTTCGTGCCTGTCTTTTACGTATTGCAAAACTAGAGGAAAAAAAGGTTATTACTGTAGAAGGTCTATCCCAGCGTGAAAAAGATATATATAGTTGGGCTTTTGCTCAAGCTGGAGCAGTACAGTGCGGTTTTTGTATTCCGGGAATGGTGATAAGTGCGAAAGCATTACTAGATGGAAATCCCAATCCAACAAAAGTCGAAATTAAAAGAGCCTTGCAAGGGAATATATGCCGCTGTACAGGTTATATAAAGATTGAAAAAGCTGTTGCTATGGTAGCTAAGGCTTTGCGAGAGGATACTATTCCACAAGTGAAGGCTAACTATCGAGTCGGGGAAAATATGCAACGTGTTGACGCTGCTGAGAAAGTATTAGGTACTGGCATTTATGTTGACGATATGAAAGTGGAAGATATGTTATATGGGGCTGTATTAAGATCCGAATACCCAAGAGCTTTGGTACAAGAAATCGATATTTCGGCTGCAAAGTTATACCCTGGAGTAAAAACAGTGTTGACCGCTAAGGATGTACCAGGCCAGCGATTTTTAGGTCATATCGTTCCAGACTGGCCAGCATTGATTGCTGAAGGGGAAGAAACCCGCTATGTAGGGGATGCTTTAGTTTTAGTGGCAGCTACCTCAAAAAAGATTGCCGAGGAAGCGTTACGGTTGATTGTAGTAGTGTATCAGAAACTAGATCCAATACTTAGCCCAAAACAAGCACTGGAGGCGGGGGCACCTCAGATTCATTCGAAGGGCAACCTGCTAAATAAAACAATTCTTAAACGGGGCAATGCAGAAGAAGCCATTGCTAAAGCAAAATACGTTATAACACAAAGATATACGACTCCTCCGACAGAACATGCCTTTTTAGAACCAGAAAGCGCTTTGGCTGTTCCGTCTAAAGAGGGAACATTAACAGTATATACAGGAACACAAAGCGTGTATGACGATCATCATGGCATTGTGGCAGTACTTGGTGTAGCAGATGATAAAGTACGAGTAATTAGTAAATTGGTGGGTGGTGGATTTGGCGGAAAAGAAGATTTGTCAGTACAACACCATGCAGCCCTTCTGGCTTGGCATACTAGTAAACCCGTTAAGCTGACATTAAGTCGCCAGGAAAGTATTAGGACACATCCCAAACGTCATGCCATGGAAATGGAATTTACGACGGCTTGTGATGAAAATGGAAAACTTACAGCGGTAAAAGCCTTTTTGCTAGCGGATACTGGTGCGTATGCCTCTTTAGGCGGACCAGTGCTGCAACGTGCTTGTACCCATGCTGCAGGACCTTATCAAATTGAAAATGTAGATATTACAGGTATGGGAGTATACACAAATAATCCACCGGCTGGAGCTTTTCGTGGATTTGGTGTAACGCAGTCTTGTTTTGCTATGGAATCAAATCTGAATTTGCTGGCAGAACAAGTAGGAATATCTCCTTGGGAAATTCGTTACCTAAATGCCATTGAGCCTGGTAAGGTGCTGACTAATGGGCAAATTGCTGATGAAGGTACTGCTTTAAAAGAAACTTTGTTGGCGGTACGAGATATTTTTAATGAATATCCTGATGCTGGAATTGCCTGCGCTATGAAAAATAGTGGGCTTGGAGTAGGTGTACCCGATGTAGGGCGAGTCAGAATCAAGGTGGAGCAAGGTAAAATTATTATTTTTACTAGTGCAGCCTGTATGGGGCAAGGTCTGGCGACAACATTAATCCAAATTGTTTCGGAAGCAACTGGATTACATGCTCATTTTATAGAAACCCATCCTGCTGATACAATGATGACCCCAAATGGAGGTACTTCAACAGCCTCTAGACAAACCGTGTTTAATGGGGAAGCTGCTCGGCAGGCTGCCCTAGCTCTTAAAGCTGATCTTGGAGTGAATGAGCTGTCGCAGCTAGAGGGGAAGGAATATTATAAGGAATACTGTGGTGTTACAGATCCTATGAATTCAGATAAGCTGAATCCGGTTAGTCACGTTGCTTATGGCTATGCGACACAAATCGTAATTTTAGATGAAAATGATAAAATTAAAAAAATAGTTGCTGCACATGATGTAGGAAAAGCAATTAACCCAACATCGGTAGAAGGACAAATCGAGGGTGGAATAGTAATGAGTTTAGGATATGCCCTAACAGAGGATTTCCCTCTAGAGAGTGGCGTACCTACGGCAAAGTTTGGAACCTTGGGTTTATTCCGTTCTAATCAGGTTCCTGATATTGAGTGTATTCTTGTGGAAAAAAATCCATCATCTCTTGCTTATGGAGCGAAAGGGGTAGGAGAAATTGTATCTATTCCTGGTGCCCCTGCAGTCGCATGTGCTTATTATAGGCGAGATGGAAAAATTAGAAACTCTTTACCATTGGAGGATACTGCGTACAGTAAAAAAAGGATAATTTGA
- the yedE gene encoding selenium metabolism membrane protein YedE/FdhT — MISLCSKYYSRVVANFWGQTFSVVSLGVLSALYFGSIGLAWAVTGEFTRWGGHFLQLIGLDTSQYTYLKLINFTGTPLSRIDGVMVMGMFIGAFISALFGQNVKLRVPSGRRILQALIGGIIAGFGTRLAMGCNLAALFTGIPQFSFHTWLFTLGTIFGTYYGLKLSMRPWMMGTPKLVSVKTVENTIENQWYYRIQPYIGVTGLIIFIYYLLQKVNANYALNLLLATCFGFGFGFLIQKGQICFTSAFRDLWLIGRSTMTKALVWGMVVQTIITAVFLANGMPPKVIWWAGPGALLGGILFGLGIVIAGGCETGWMYRSVEGQIQFWFVGLGNVIGATILILAWDSGVYTWLVEPFPKINLVTNFGYVGAILLTMTMLLSLYIWADWREVSKKGILVRRPAREQAK; from the coding sequence ATGATATCATTATGTAGTAAGTATTATTCGCGAGTTGTAGCAAATTTCTGGGGGCAGACCTTTTCTGTAGTTTCGTTAGGTGTATTAAGCGCTCTTTACTTTGGTTCCATAGGTCTGGCCTGGGCGGTAACTGGAGAATTTACCCGGTGGGGAGGGCATTTTTTACAGCTTATCGGCTTAGATACAAGTCAATATACTTATTTAAAACTTATAAACTTTACTGGAACCCCCTTAAGTAGGATTGACGGTGTAATGGTCATGGGTATGTTTATTGGCGCTTTTATTAGTGCTCTTTTCGGACAAAATGTAAAGTTGCGGGTTCCATCAGGAAGACGCATATTGCAAGCTTTAATTGGAGGAATCATTGCGGGATTTGGAACAAGACTGGCAATGGGATGCAACTTAGCTGCATTGTTTACTGGAATTCCACAGTTTTCCTTTCATACTTGGCTTTTTACCCTTGGTACGATATTTGGTACCTATTATGGTTTAAAACTAAGTATGCGCCCATGGATGATGGGAACACCAAAACTGGTTTCTGTAAAAACAGTGGAAAATACGATTGAGAATCAGTGGTATTACCGTATTCAACCCTATATAGGGGTAACGGGACTTATTATTTTTATTTACTACTTACTGCAAAAAGTAAATGCTAATTATGCACTAAATTTATTGCTTGCGACTTGTTTTGGTTTTGGATTTGGTTTTCTGATACAGAAAGGTCAAATTTGTTTTACCTCAGCTTTTCGAGATCTCTGGCTTATTGGTCGTTCTACCATGACGAAAGCATTAGTATGGGGGATGGTTGTTCAAACGATAATTACTGCCGTATTTCTAGCAAATGGCATGCCTCCTAAGGTCATTTGGTGGGCTGGACCTGGTGCATTACTAGGAGGAATTCTATTTGGATTAGGCATCGTGATTGCAGGCGGTTGTGAAACAGGATGGATGTATCGTTCAGTGGAAGGTCAGATACAGTTTTGGTTTGTCGGTCTTGGTAATGTTATTGGAGCAACAATTTTAATTCTTGCCTGGGATTCTGGTGTATATACTTGGTTAGTAGAACCTTTCCCAAAAATTAATTTGGTAACTAATTTTGGTTATGTTGGAGCTATTCTTCTTACGATGACCATGTTATTGTCTTTATATATTTGGGCTGATTGGCGTGAGGTATCAAAAAAAGGAATACTCGTGAGGAGGCCAGCTCGTGAACAAGCAAAGTGA
- the yedF gene encoding sulfurtransferase-like selenium metabolism protein YedF — translation MNKQSDKLYLLDLRGEPCPYPVVFSLDTLGKLEKGSIVEILADCPQSFIAVPEEVNKAGYKMLECPQKIGPTLRFLVQVPE, via the coding sequence GTGAACAAGCAAAGTGATAAATTATACTTATTAGATCTTAGAGGTGAACCTTGCCCTTATCCTGTTGTCTTTTCATTAGATACGTTAGGTAAGCTAGAGAAGGGAAGCATTGTAGAAATCCTTGCGGATTGCCCGCAAAGTTTTATAGCGGTGCCTGAAGAGGTTAATAAAGCAGGATATAAAATGTTAGAATGTCCGCAAAAAATTGGGCCAACGTTACGTTTTTTAGTCCAAGTTCCCGAATGA
- the yqeC gene encoding selenium cofactor biosynthesis protein YqeC — protein sequence MDLWDAIDFKEPSLIACTGAGGKTSVILSLVNGARQRNFPALVSTTTKMFYSQVVDLNPIFTGEFDAGAAFVASHLCRGGIAAWFRRMEGDKVIGLPPKWLDRIAKQKPSSYIIVEADGARGLWLKASEGHEPVIPDCTNITIGILNLKAIGQPLTSDIVHRLDLVLALLQRQKGAITRWQDIATLALHNRGIFQYSQGKKILLLAGGSAEQTNNVKQIVNHLTTYKSGIDKCIVTEGHGALLQPIEVHDL from the coding sequence ATGGATTTATGGGATGCGATTGATTTTAAGGAACCTTCCCTCATTGCTTGTACTGGAGCTGGTGGAAAAACATCGGTTATACTATCACTTGTTAATGGGGCCCGCCAACGTAATTTTCCTGCTTTAGTTTCTACAACAACAAAAATGTTTTATAGCCAGGTAGTAGATCTCAATCCTATTTTCACTGGTGAATTTGATGCGGGGGCAGCTTTTGTTGCCTCTCATTTATGTCGTGGTGGGATTGCTGCCTGGTTTCGTAGAATGGAAGGCGATAAAGTAATTGGATTACCGCCAAAATGGCTTGATCGAATAGCAAAGCAAAAACCCAGTTCCTATATCATTGTTGAGGCTGATGGTGCCAGAGGATTATGGCTCAAAGCTTCGGAGGGCCATGAACCAGTAATACCTGATTGTACTAACATAACGATTGGTATATTAAATCTAAAGGCTATAGGACAGCCGCTTACCAGTGATATAGTTCACCGTTTAGATTTAGTATTAGCACTATTGCAAAGACAGAAGGGTGCAATTACTAGATGGCAGGATATAGCAACACTAGCTCTTCATAATCGTGGAATTTTTCAATATAGCCAGGGAAAAAAGATTTTGTTATTAGCTGGAGGTAGTGCGGAGCAAACAAATAATGTGAAGCAGATTGTCAATCATTTGACGACCTATAAATCAGGAATAGATAAATGCATTGTAACTGAAGGACACGGGGCACTTTTGCAGCCAATTGAGGTGCATGATTTATGA
- a CDS encoding nucleotidyltransferase family protein → MMKNIGVIILAAGFASRMGKQKLLLPLGEKPILMHVISTAMSTGFADCITVIGEPKDKLAKLCTQLHSDWAYNSERHTGQASSIVLGLNKLQLDLDGILFLLGDQPLITQALLQALFDSFASIGSNKSIIVPRHKGQLYSPVLFGSWWRPHLAALSGDCGGRSFIRENPRYVIPVEWPDGNPFYDADSWEDYQSLCKLWVDRAVD, encoded by the coding sequence ATGATGAAAAATATAGGTGTTATTATTTTGGCGGCAGGTTTTGCTAGTCGTATGGGTAAGCAGAAGCTATTACTACCTTTAGGAGAAAAACCAATATTAATGCATGTAATTTCTACTGCTATGAGCACAGGTTTTGCCGACTGTATCACTGTCATCGGTGAACCAAAAGATAAACTGGCAAAGTTGTGCACTCAGTTACATAGTGATTGGGCCTATAATTCAGAACGGCATACAGGACAGGCATCCTCTATTGTTTTAGGACTTAATAAATTACAATTGGATTTAGATGGAATTTTATTTTTACTAGGGGATCAACCGTTAATTACACAAGCATTATTGCAGGCTCTATTTGATAGTTTTGCATCTATAGGTAGTAATAAATCTATTATTGTACCCCGGCATAAGGGACAGCTATATAGTCCCGTTTTATTTGGATCTTGGTGGCGGCCTCATTTAGCAGCTTTATCTGGCGACTGTGGTGGACGTAGTTTTATTCGAGAAAATCCTCGTTATGTAATTCCTGTAGAGTGGCCTGATGGTAATCCCTTTTATGACGCAGATTCTTGGGAAGACTATCAATCCTTATGTAAGCTTTGGGTAGATCGTGCTGTAGATTAG
- a CDS encoding XdhC family protein — translation MDIFTKLLKQIEQFQSADIITIVDSPKEDQLGQMLAISNSGEIDGMLVNMEFTSQIVNEIASLNWQHPKIIETEYFGQYRLFWDRLSTRRRALVLGAGHISQPLVELLHQIDYAVTVIDDRPDFANIAFFPKAERVICENFNVALNQIDCRVYSAIIIVTRGHRYDLDCLHSVLHYQVPYLGMIGSRRRVSGIMDRLAKEGIAEETLSRLRAPIGLDIGAETPAEIALSIVAEVLATIRYGTCLSLSGIRR, via the coding sequence ATGGATATTTTTACAAAATTATTGAAACAGATCGAACAGTTTCAGTCAGCGGATATTATAACAATAGTTGATTCACCAAAAGAAGATCAGTTAGGGCAAATGCTGGCTATATCGAATAGCGGTGAGATCGATGGAATGCTTGTCAATATGGAATTTACTAGCCAGATTGTCAATGAAATAGCAAGCTTAAATTGGCAGCATCCAAAGATCATAGAAACAGAGTATTTTGGGCAGTATCGTCTATTTTGGGATCGATTAAGCACCCGTCGAAGGGCCTTGGTACTTGGCGCGGGGCATATCAGCCAACCCTTGGTTGAATTGCTACATCAAATAGATTATGCTGTAACTGTCATAGATGATCGCCCTGATTTTGCCAATATAGCTTTTTTTCCTAAAGCGGAAAGAGTGATCTGCGAAAACTTTAATGTAGCTTTGAATCAAATCGACTGCCGAGTATATTCGGCAATTATTATTGTAACTAGAGGGCATCGCTATGACCTGGATTGCTTACATTCAGTTCTTCATTATCAAGTGCCGTACCTTGGTATGATTGGTAGTCGGCGGAGGGTTAGTGGGATTATGGATAGATTAGCTAAGGAAGGTATTGCAGAAGAAACATTATCTCGACTTAGAGCTCCTATCGGTCTTGATATTGGTGCCGAGACACCAGCCGAGATCGCTCTTAGCATTGTTGCGGAGGTGTTAGCAACAATACGATATGGAACATGCCTGTCCCTTAGTGGCATACGGAGGTGA